The following coding sequences lie in one Rutidosis leptorrhynchoides isolate AG116_Rl617_1_P2 chromosome 6, CSIRO_AGI_Rlap_v1, whole genome shotgun sequence genomic window:
- the LOC139854904 gene encoding probable glycosyltransferase At5g11130, whose protein sequence is MRRYKMPWRFKDRSFIPRGSVYRNPFAFHQSRIEMERNFKVWAYKEGELPIFHGGPMHDIYSSEGQIMDEIESHKSRFFARNPNEALVFFLPVSVVSIRHYLYRPHYDYDRRIIQDLVTDYVGILSKKYPYWNRSSGADHFFVSCHDWAPDVSAKNPKLYKHFIRVLCNANTSEGFRPERDVSLPELNIPYSKLGPPLIGQPPENRTILAFFAGGDHGHVRKILFQTWQGKDEKIQVYNYLPKTLNYSELMGKTKFCLCPSGYEVASPRIVESISAGCVPVIVSDYYVIPFSDVLDWSKFSVHVPVKKIPEMKEILEGIGRDEYLKMQKMVMKVQRHFIIHRPSRPYDLIDMVLHSVWLRRLNVKLSL, encoded by the exons GAGCCGTATTGAAATGGAGAGGAATTTCAAAGTATGGGCATACAAAGAAGGAGAGTTGCCTATATTTCATGGAGGACCAATGCATGATATTTACTCTAGTGAAGGGCAAATCATGGATGAAATCGAGAGTCATAAAAGCCGGTTTTTTGCTCGAAACCCTAATGAAGCCCTTGTGTTCTTCCTCCCCGTCAGTGTGGTATCGATTCGACATTATCTATACAgacctcattatgattatgatcgtCGAATCATCCAGGATTTGGTTACTGATTATGTTGGTATATTGTCTAAAAAGTACCCTTATTGGAACAGAAGCAGTGGAGCTGATCATTTCTTTGTTAGCTGCCATGACTGG GCACCGGATGTTTCAGCAAAGAACCCTAAGCTCTACAAACACTTCATTCGAGTCCTTTGCAATGCTAATACTTCAGAAGGTTTTCGGCCCGAAAGAGACGTCTCTTTGCCCGAGCTCAACATTCCTTACAGCAAACTGGGCCCACCCCTCATCGGACAACCACCCGAAAACCGTACAATCCTTGCATTTTTCGCAGGTGGGGACCACGGCCACGTGCGAAAAATTTTATTCCAAACATGGCAAGGGAAAGATGAAAAAATACAAGTATACAATTACCTTCCCAAAACCCTAAATTATTCGGAACTAATGGGTAAAACAAAGTTTTGTTTGTGTCCTAGTGGATATGAAGTTGCTAGCCCAAGGATAGTTGAATCGATTTCGGCTGGTTGTGTTCCGGTTATTGTTTCGGATTATTATGTGATACCTTTTAGTGATGTTCTTGATTGGAGCAAGTTTTCGGTTCATGTTCCGGTGAAGAAGATACCGGAGATGAAGGAAATATTGGAAGGAATTGGGAGAGATGAGTATTTGAAAATGCAGAAAATGGTGATGAAGGTGCAAAGGCATTTTATTATTCATAGACCATCAAGACCATATGATTTGATAGATATGGTGCTTCATTCTGTTTGGTTAAGAAGGCTTAATGTAAAGCTATCGTTGTAA